The proteins below are encoded in one region of Vanessa tameamea isolate UH-Manoa-2023 chromosome Z, ilVanTame1 primary haplotype, whole genome shotgun sequence:
- the Nwk gene encoding protein nervous wreck isoform X4, whose translation MWNVWRTVLEENEKLARARLAAVEVFQQQIADEAKGLRQHKLNVAKKCTDSLAQAHKELQLTVLDVDKTKKLYFDEEHTAHDVRDKAKDIEEKLKKKKGSFFQSITSLQKNSAKVSSRRDQLEEKSTGARNDYLLSIAAANAHQNRYFLVELQTCMQSMESSVYEKVSEFLTLMGRTELLTCSATQHSFGKIRDQAQQLTREYNLQCLYLYYPVLKQHIQYDFEPCDNDPIDAVTMEHESVTQTLAQEARRWATRIVRETALVRDATRKLNLYQAMRDAGQKVDPNDPNGPELEVRLDELRSNIRRSETSKAKYEARLECLRSSGAAVDEWLKEIDLLAVQETLPRSSSLLSVRTDASGAADQPSSDSFYDSDNTEGEAPTTSAVASTSGGHQRTTSGSQNEDEQDEDVDAALEEERMRIEQLTVGWDDPTQVNWGETEAESTPPQTAEPPAPSLYKCTALYSYTAQNPDELSIIENEQLEVVGEGDGDGWLRARNYRGEEGYVPHNYLDVDREQPTSAPGLVTQISFSSVDYTVEGEDADVVQSPDQISVISAPVAKPEEPKVEPKAEEPPKVEPEVKPESLPTLGYCFSLYDYDAEASDELNLEEGQIIRIVSRDAHGVDDGWWRGEANGVIGNFPSLIVEECDENGEPLSGVDDDWTPPDSAPPVFASPPESPSAGFNEEMIFNENNNTKSAAPPADPPPPPPADMGDSMDSQPDFSFNLELSRNQHEQYDTQFVAPQPSVAPPITIVVDEVVTEIFEEEEVEELPPAPQPKPASPQVEITSEDCGLGVAQIVITAATPMIEEPEQPFPPQESHPEPEPDVQPDSQPEEPERVEDNDDEESSLSEQTAVCLRDSEEGHADSAPHPASSSTASEGESTGASVASGPPTAPQSPPAAPRAGRASIPDELEPAQLARLTDLKESNA comes from the exons ATGTGGAATGTTTGGCGTACCGTGCTGGAGGAAAATGAAAAGCTGGCTCGGGCGAGGTTGGCTGCTGTCGAGGTTTTTCAACAGCAGATTGCTGATGAGGCCAAGGGTCTTCGACAACATAAGCTTAACGTCGCAAAAAAG TGTACCGATTCGCTGGCACAAGCACATAAGGAGCTGCAGTTAACCGTTTTGGATGTGGATAAGACTAAAAAACTGTACTTCGACGAAGAGCACACTGCTCACGATGTCAGAGACAAGGCTAAGGACATCGAAGAAAA attaaaaaagaaaaaagggtCGTTCTTTCAATCGATAACTTCATTGCAAAAGAATAGTGCAAAGGTATCATCTCGTCGAGACCAACTGGAAGAAAAGTCAACTGGTGCGAGAAATGATTACCTTCTTAGTATCGCCGCTGCGAATGCTCATCAA aatcGATATTTCTTGGTCGAATTACAAACCTGCATGCAAAGCATGGAATCATCTGTATACGAGAAGGTTTCCGAATTCCTCACCCTGATGGGACGAACTGAACTACTTACTTGTTCAGCCACTCAACACTCATTCGGAAAAATCAGAGATCAAGCGCAACAGCTGACGCGTGAATACAATCTgcaatgtctttatttatattatccagTGCTGAAACAGCACATCCAG TATGATTTTGAGCCATGTGATAACGATCCGATTGACGCCGTCACCATGGAGCACGAATCCGTAACTCAGACTCTTGCGCAAGAAGCTCGTAGATGGGCAACAAGAATCGTTAGAGAAACTGCTTTAGTCAGAGATGCTACGCGTAAACTAAATCTTTACCAAGCGATGCGGGATGCAGGGCAAAAG gttGATCCCAATGATCCGAATGGTCCTGAGCTTGAAGTACGTCTGGATGAATTGAGGTCTAACATTCGACGATCGGAGACATCTAAAGCGAAGTATGAGGCTAGGCTGGAATGCCTGCGCAGCAGTGGTGCCGCTGTAGATGAGTGGCTAAAAGAAATTGATTTGCTTGCTGTACAAGAAACTTTACCACGCAGTAGCAGTCTACTTAGTGTCCGTACCGATGCCTCAGGTGCAGCT GATCAACCAAGTTCAGACTCATTCTATGATAGTGATAACACCGAAGGAGAGGCACCGACTACTTCCGCCGTGGCTAGTACTTCTGGAGGACATCAGCGTACCACATCTGGTTCACAAAATGAAGATGAACAGGATGAAGACGTAgacg CTGCATTAGAAGAAGAGCGTATGCGTATTGAACAACTGACTGTTGGTTGGGATGATCCTACTCAGGTGAATTGGGGTGAAACAGAAGCTGAATCTACTCCTCCACAAACTGCAGAACCACCGGCTCCTTCGTTGTACAAGTGTACTGCTTTGTATTCTTACACT GCTCAAAATCCTGATGAGTTGTCAATTATTGAGAACGAACAACTGGAGGTAGTTGGTGAAGGAGATGGTGATGGTTGGCTTCGGGCACGTAACTATCGTGGCGAAGAAGGATATGTGCCTCACAACTATCTTGATGTTGACCGAGAAcag ccaACTAGTGCCCCGGGTTTGGTTACGCAAATATCTTTCTCGTCTGTGGACTATACAGTTGAAGGAGAAGATGCTGATGTTGTACAATCTCCTGATCAAATATCAGTAATATCTGCACCAGTTGCTAAGCCTGAGGAACCTAAAGTAGAACCGAAAGCTGAAGAACCTCCAAAAGTGGAGCCCGAAGTAAAACCAGAATCATTGCCAACACTTGGATATTGTTTCTCATTATACGATTATGACGCTGAAGCTTCAGACGAATTAAATCTCGAAGAAGGACAG ATAATCCGCATCGTTTCACGGGATGCCCATGGCGTAGACGATGGTTGGTGGCGTGGTGAAGCTAATGGAGTGATTGGTAACTTCCCATCGCTGATAGTTGAAGAATGTGATGAG AATGGAGAACCGCTTAGTGGCGTTGATGATGATTGGACTCCACCGGACTCAGCTCCACCTGTGTTCGCTTCCCCGCCTGAATCACCTTCTGCTGGATTTAACGAAGAAA TGATCTTCAATgagaacaacaatactaagagtGCTGCTCCTCCTGCGGACCCGCCACCACCTCCACCGGCCGACATGGGTGACTCCATGGACAGCCAACCCGACTTCAGCTTTAACCTAGAACTTAGTAGGAACCAACATGAACAATATGATACACAATTCGTTGCCCCACAACCTTCGGTCGCCCCACCCATCACCATTGTTG TCGATGAGGTTGTCACTGAAATAtttgaggaggag GAGGTGGAGGAGTTGCCTCCTGCACCACAGCCGAAACCTGCGTCACCACAAGTTGAAATCACAAGCGAGGATTGTGGGCTCGGCGTAGCACAAATTGTAATCACGGCCGCTACACCTATGATAGAAGAACCCGAACAACCCTTTCCCCCGCAGGAGTCCCACCCCGAACCCGAACCCGATGTGCAGCCCGACTCACAGCCAGAGGAACCGGAACGTGTAGAAGACAATGATGACGAAGAATCATCTCTCTCCGAACAGACTGCTGTCTGTTTACGCGATTCTGAAGAGGGACATGCTGACTCTGCACCGCACCCAGCCTCAAGTTCGACGGCTTCTGAGGGTGAGTCGACGGGAGCATCTGTAGCTTCGGGCCCCCCTACCGCCCCTCAATCCCCCCCTGCGGCTCCTCGTGCCGGTCGGGCTTCTATCCCTGACGAACTTGAGCCAGCACAACTAGCGAGGCTCACCGATCTTAAAGAATCCAATGCCTAG